The genomic DNA GCCGTTAGTACATGCAAGCAAATGCACCCATAGTGATGTAACAGGTTCTACGCCCTacaaattttgcagaaaagccAGATTGGCAGTTGATCTTGTATACAAACTTCCTGTCAACAAAGATCAAAAAGTGACACATTTGCAAGATGTTGAAAGTCTCAAGAATTGGTTAGAGGAAAGCTATAAGTTAGCTTCTCAAACCGCACAGAAAGTGGGTTTGTCGGGGGAGTGAGCCTTTATTTATACTTTCCATGTAAACTTCTTTTAGTAAGGGGGTTAAGATAtcggaattttttttttttataaaattctGTCGTTAAACCATCAGGACCTGGggatttattatattttagctGACTTACTGCATCTGAAACTTCTTTCAAAGAGACTGGTCTGTCACAGAAATCACTATCCTCTTTGGACAGCTGGTTAACATCAGAGATGGAGTCAAAGAACTGAGAAGCTGACTTCTGACAATATTTGGAAGTGTAGAGGTTACTGTAAAACTTCGCGCAGAAGTTGACTATTTTCTTTGGCTCATCGGTGATTGAgccatacatttttaaatactgaATTGAGTTGCTGCCTTTCTAACCTAAAAATGTAAGCAGAATTTTGCTCACCTTCTTCAAGCCATTGCCTGCGCGACCTGACAAAAGCTCCCTCAGCTCTTCGCTTGTAAATCTCATCAAGCCTATGCTGCTGCACAACAAGCTCAGATTTTTCAGACTCATTGAGAGTGTCCGGAAGTTTTGAAGTCGGTAGGGAGATCTTGCTTATTACTTCatgctcttcttcttttctcattttggCTAAATCACTACAGTACTTCCTTTGGAATTTTGCAGTTTCATATTTTAACAGTTCCCAGTTAAGACCAAAGGAATTTTTGTTTATTGCTTTGCTCCAATACTTTCTGATCATGCTTTCAATCTCTGAACATACAGCAGAATGTTTAAGGATACTGCTGTTAAGCTTCCAGTAAGCAGGCTTATGAGAGAGGGGAGAAGATACTACAGGAATAAAAATGCGAATAGATTTGTGATCGGATAGAGGCGATGGTAAGATGTCTGCAGCCACATTACTCAGATCTTTAGAGATGAGCCAATAGTCAATTTGAGACTGACTTGATAAAGATTTGTTacaccatgtgtattcattctGACATGGGTGTGTGTCCCTCCAAGTATCCGTTAAATAAATTCTGCtcataaacagttttagatATAAACTTTGCGAGTCAGAACTTTTAGGAGGCCACCTGTCAAAACGTTTTTTTAGTACAGCGTTAAAGTCCCCGCCACAAATAATGTGAGAATTAGGGAATTTAGTTAACCAGTGAAGCAGGAGTTCTTCTAACCTGCCAATAAGTGCATTATTTTCAGTATGGGAATTGAAACCATAGAAATTTACAATTACGAAAGTCAAGTTAGCAAGCTCAAGCACTAATAGAATATAATGACCATCCTTGTCACAACTCTCCAGGCGGGAAAGTCGTTTCTCTTGTGCGTCACGggtttcttgaaatttggcaaGCCGCATCCTAAGGTGGTCAACTCTCTCCTTCACGGATTTAAAATCAGCACAGATAAATTCAAAGGACTGTTTGATATATTCAATCTGCTTTGCATTTTCTTTAATGGCATCTTTCACCTCTACGATCACAGCGGAGTTTTGGCTGACCATCTTTTCCAGGGCATCCGACCTGTTGTTGATCAGcgtggagagagaggagagctgcGAGAGGATTGCTGTGGATCCCACGTCATCAACCCTTCATCACTGTTTGATACAGTGATGATCCCATTACAATTCAACCAGTGAGACCATCAAAAAGAATCAGACACCCTTCTAAAAGACTTGATTATCCTGATTTAGGAAACCTTCCAGTGACTGTTGTAAAATCACTTCTCCAAGGTTTGAGCACAGCCTGTTCAGACTCCCTTAATTGCAAAGACAGACAGTATTGGCTACACATGAAACGAGACCTGCGTGATATTTAGCTGGGGAGGGTGTAACCCAGTAGAGAAaacctcttttttaaaattgtattttctcCCTTTTATTTGTATCAATGCATTTGCACTCTTTTACTTtgagaaatatttattttgaaaagaggAAGTGTAATCCTCTCTCCAATTTTATATGTTTAGAAGCAAAATTAGTCCCGCCTTCCAAGCGGTGGACCACCATCACGTATTGGCTAGGTCTTTTGCACTTTGATAAGTAAACAAGACAGCTACAGACGGTTGTCTTAGTGAgtttaaatgcagaaaaagtGTTGTAAACAAGTGCTTGCACTGTCTGTAAGCTAATTTGAAAACTTTAATGTTAAGCTGATGGGAGCATGAGCTAGAGAGGCCATGTGGCTGTGTCCCTTGCCTTGTTCACGCTGATACCTCATCTTGgctaggtttttttttgttggtggtGTTGACAAAGCAACTGGAACTGATTCCTGAATTCTCTCCGAATGGAGATGGCGAACCTGTGCCCAGACTGCCTGAACCCTTGTTGAAGAACTTCATTATTCTCTCTTGAGAAAAACCAAAGTGGCAAAGTGGTAACAACTCAAAtcaccaaaccaaaacaaaaaaaggaactgaaataaaaagaaatcttgACTTGACAAATGACCAAAAAGGACAAACTGAAATATTGAGCTCAATGGGACtgtggtttttttggtttgtttttgttaagcCGGCTTATTATTAGTGTTATTGTGGATTTTGTAAAttgtgtcttattttattttcactttttcacaaaATAATAACTGTTGTCGCTCATTTCCTGCCTCCAGCCACTGTATTTAGCATTCATCACAGTTACTACTGTAATCCTGTCAAAGCTAGGTCTATACTTTTGGGTTGTCCTAGACTACTTAATATGCGTCAGGGGTTACATGGACTTTAGCACTTATTTAATATACTGCCTCCATCAACAACAAACACTGCCTACAGGGAGATGTGTAGTCAGTGACTGCCCGCAGACTGTCCTCACACTTGCCCCGCTCAAGCATAAAACTGGGTGGGAAAACCCTGACATTTATCCAACACACCAGTGAATACTTCAGGTATCAGGTGTTGGGAATACATAATTTTTCAGTGCCTCAATAATGCTatgctttttattaataataagtGTTATAAAGTTATATAGAGTAGTATTAAGTAGACacagccctgaaaaataaaggcatgAGACCATGTGTCCTTGTGGAGTAGATAGCTGCAGACTCTCGCTTATGCTCGCCTGGGAAAAATGTAGATAAGAGGGGACCATCTCTAgtggaaagttactgagacactgTTATTCAGACTAGAATGAGGGAGcttctgtaataaaactgtcaggggcacaccaccattttgagatcCACGGCAGCGTGTCATGCAGGAcgcatctcccttctagaagtaatgtgaaagagaaaataaagtgttaaatggtctactgagcagtgttttgtcttccatcggatgcctctgaggaatcaaaagaactTGGTGAAGTGTTGATATTAACACAGGAGAGACTTCTCTGCAGGTTCGGCTGAAGCTGAAGCTGCAGATTGTGAGCTAACTGATTCTAACATATAGAGAAAGAAAAGTGGAGGAAAGACTCAACCAGGAAGAACAAGGGGAACAACATCTTATAAACAAAGATGTTATATGTTATTCTGTCTTGTTATTACATCTAGTTGTTATTGTTTTACCTCAAATGTGGTTTAACCCAAATAAACTAAAGTAGATCAAAATCATGTGGTTTGTATTAGAAAACCACATGATGTTGATCTACTTTAGTTTGTTGATACAGATCTGCTTTACTTTGTTGAAGTTGATAACATTTATGCATTGATGTTGACCTGTTTCACTTTGCTTGATCTGCTTTACGagcaaatgaagaaaaaagaagaaacagaaagaaagtctTGGTTTCCTGGATCTGAGTACAGTATGTGACGTCATGCTTCTTCTTTCCCCAGAAATGTGTCATTGTCTTCAGGCAGCGAGAGCACAGAGAACCACAAGTTAGACACGGAGGAGGGACAGCAGAAGGTGagactttattattattgctatttacacaatttttaatataatatagCTGGTAGGAAACTTGGGGATTTACCTCGATTCATAAGAGAGCGTTACGCCTGCATAGTGAGTCATAGTTGGGTCcacttatctttttttttgagGGAGATAAACAGAGTGATTAAACCAAACcaagtctttcttttttgtataaATAAGTGTAAAGTGGACAAGTGAATGTAATCTAGTGAAGAATTAAGACTCATCTGAGAAAAGATGTTTCTTTGTGGTTGATTATGTGCCCACTTAGACGCCTTACAAGCACCCACCTTCTACAAGTAAGCATGTAAAAAGGGGAAGTATTAAACACAGGAAATTGCTCATTGTAAAGTGGTACAATGGCGTTCCTGTGTTTACTGTACGGTGGCTGAAGACTTCATGCTCATTAGTGTgtatctgtgtctctgtctttctgtgtgtgtgcaaaacACTCAGGTCAGCCATGGCTGTGTTTCCGATCCGTCTTGTAATTTGGTCCACTTCGTTGGTTTTGTGGTTCCCTCAAAGTGGTAGGTCGATGATTAATCACAATGCAAACATGtcctcagtaaaaaaaaaaatgctgaagaaGAATGACTTTTGGCAACGtgaaaatcaaaatatttttgCAGGAAATACCaagagctttatttaaacaatgattttactttaacctttttttaatcTGGGTGGTGTCTGACTTTGTTTCCTGCTTCCTTTACACAGTAAGCTAATCAAAACTGGACTCCTCTAAACCCCagtttatggaaaaaaaaatacaaaattctgATCAGTTAAGAATTTGTGCTGCAGATTAAACGTGTGTTTTCTTATAGCAGCGACTGAAAGCCATGGTTTGGCTCTCTGTCAGGAGTTTTTGGATGACAAATACGAGGTGAAAATGAGAATAAGCTTTTGTacaaacagttttgttttctaatGACCTCACAGACGCAGTGCAtgctatttaaataaactgtACATTTTTGTATTGGTTTTTCCATTCCAATGTTCTGATCTTGTATGTGAAGCCGGACATGGTTAACATACAAAATTCAGCAGAGGAGATTTCACATGAAGAGCTTTCAGATATAAAGGAGACGTTTATCTGCCTCTTCGACTCAACAAATGAGCTTAACTGCTCCTGGTCATTCAACACCTTAGAGAAGGATACTCGgctctctgtgtttgtcaggtattctgatttttttaaaggttcaTTTTATTGAACAATGAACGCTACACATTGTTTTAACTCTGTACTTCTCTCTTCCAGTGTCTGTAATGAGGAAACAGTAATTGGGTCTCTAAGCCGTACTTTTGCGGAAAGAGTTGGATCGATGTCCTTGACTGTCAACGAGGAAATATCAGGCGTAGTCTTACATTTTAACATGTCCCTGCACAACTGGATATCTTACACCTATGTGTATGACATGGACACACTAGGTAATTCTATACAAATAGTGTTGAGTAGTTATATAAACCCAATTCAAAAAAAGTTGGGATCGAAAGTTGCTGAGtaaaatgtatgtaaaaaaGGATGGAATGTTTGGAAAGCTCATAAaccaatattttattcacagcagAGCATAGAAAAcatcacatttttaaacagatttACTATTTCAGGAAAAATATTATCTGATTTTGAATTTGTTGCCCTCAACACATCTCAAACTTTGGGATGGGgaaacaaaaggctggaaaagtaagggataataaaaagaaacagctgaaagaACATGTTGTTACTGGCAACAGCTCGGTAACAAGATTGAGCTTCTTAAGAGAAGTAGTGTTTCCCAGAAGTTTAGatgggcagaggttcaccaatctgcaaaaaactttgtttacaAAGTTgtggaacaatttcagaatGATGTTCCTCCCAGTGACTTTGAAACACCTCATTATATATGAtacataatatcatcaaaaaTTCTGAGAATCTGCCGAAAATCAATATTGGACCCCTGTGGTCCTTGGGCTCTCGGGTCTCTGCAGTGCATTAAAAGCAggcattaattttaaaatggactgaggaaaagtggaaaactgttctgacGTTACACAAATCAAAATGTGAAATTCTTTTTAGGACACATGGTAAGCTGAAGCATGAGGTTAGGTTTAGGTTGTGTTGTTGTCAGATACCTTACTGAtcgtgtgcttgtgtgtgtgtgtgtgtgtgtgtgtgtgtgtgtgtgtgtgtgtgtgtgtgtgtgtgtgtgtgacagagcaTCTTCCTCCACCTGCTAACATCTCTGCATCATTCAATAATGATAACCTGGTTGTAAAATGGGACCTGCCTCGCACCAGAAACACCGTTAACCCTACATGTTTTGAAAATGAAGTGGAAATACGTGATCAGGTACAGTACGCTTCACCACAGGCTGTCATTATTCCAGATGCAACATtcggtttttgtgtttttttgtacGTGTGGCAGGAATAATGAAcaagacaaacttttttttttttaactctgtgaGGTCTAAGGCTCAATATGTatggctattttttttttaaacaaaataataataatgctgcTCCTGCtttgaaaaatgtttctgaCCACATGAAAACGCAAAAAGGTGGGAAAGCAATGATTAGTGCTGTTAAGGACATGCCAATGCAACAGGTGTCAACTTAACCCAGACTGTACAGAAAACCTGCAAAGAATAACTACAATCTGATGCCAAAAAAGGAGATAAAGGTGCAGTCCTTGCAAGATAAAAACCTTATTTTAATTGTAAGAAACTAagctttaaaatttttaaaagctcagttttcagtttctttgtaaaacaattaaaaaaaagatggttGTGATAAGTCGTGcttagacctcagagggttaactGAAGTCCAAAGTCAGAGCAATCTTATCAGTCGGCCTTGTTAAAGTGAGATTAACCATTTTTTGATTAATCtctttaaaacaggaaacaacaacATCTTGGCTAGTCAAACACCATACAAATCATACAGTGGCAAGTGTAGATCCTTCACACAGCTATAGCGTGAGAATGAGGACAAGAATATCAGAACTTTGCTCAGGATCAGATCACTGGAGTGAATGGAGTCCCACTGTCACACTGTGTAAGTCCTCTATGTCTTCTTGTGCAGTGGTTTAAACAGTGGCTGATGATGCAGTGTTATAATTATCAACATGTCAGTTTAAAGAACAGTGCTTTTGTGTTGTGTATCTGTAGTGATGGAACGGTCAGATTCTGTGCTCAAGCCTGTGGTGATAGTCTTCATTTGTCTCGGAGTACCCATGGGCCTGCTGGctttgctgctgtttgtgcgCTATCAGAGGTATTGTTTTAACCTGCCGCCACATATGTGACTCCTCCTTTtactgatttgttttgttttaagctGTTTGTGTCTCTCTGATCCACTTTGTCAtgatttttaaatgtgaaactggtgaatgtcGGAAAAAGAACAAAGTTGAGGTTACGTTAAAAAGGAGAAGTGAGAGAATGGCATCTTTCTTCACACCACAGCATCCACCCTAAAGTTCTTTAACCTACAGGCAAAAATCCCCCGGTTTGACTTGTTAACTAACCAAATAAGGAGAATGCAAAAGGAGATACAAGATAAAACACTTCCTCCCTTGcatctgttttttcccccttttaaaACTAGAAACGTGTCAAGGATCATTTTGTGTATACTTGTGTGTTTTAGGGTGACTAAGGTCCTTTTTCCTCCGATTCCTCGCCCCCCAGCAAAGTACAAATATTTCCTGGAAAAAAGCGATGCATTTAATGTGAGTACATTGTGGACTGTGAATACACAAGCTCACATTTCTAACACTTTTCGAACCACATAGATGTGTGTATACAAAGTTTAAAagctttgtttcctgttttgtgttGCCAGTTTTTCTATTCTACTCCATCGGCTAAGCCTGAAGAAGTGATCACTGAGGTGGAAGACACTGGGAAAAACCCTGGGAAGTAATACAGGATGCACAGGTtgaagaagaacaacaacaatgacttTCGTTATATCTAAATGTATAGACTGTCTAGTTTTTCTTATGTGATATTTCATTTCAGGAGGCGTATAGAGGTGTTAAATACATGCAAAGGTTTATGCGTTTATGCGTTTCTATGTATAGCCTTGTAATCTAGCCTTTCAGATCTATATACCTTTTATACCTTTTGATACATATAAAGAGTGCATACCAATGTAACAACGGTATAAAGGTTAACTTtgtatgtctttttttaatatgtgaAATAAGGTTGGGGGATGAATATTCATCAGCTCTTTTGAATCTCATTCATACAGCCTCATTCGTCTTAAGCCTTGTTTTTAGATGAGTGGTCAATTTGGAGTAGTTTAGCCTCTTAAGTGCATCCCAAGAAAAGCAAATATGGCATATTTAGAGAACTATTAAAAGACCCCAAAAATGCAAATTAAGATAAAAAGAAGATGAGGACTAAAGGGGAAACAAGAACAAGGGTCACCCATGGGAGTCAAGCCAGCCTTGATAAAATGTGAGGAttttaaacaaaatgtgaataaaGCCAAGTTAACCTCAAAGCAGAAGTCTGAATTTCTGAATTTGTGAAGCTGTTCTACTTACCTTAGCGTACCGTCTAACAGTAATATAACATTCAGTTTTCTccaaaaagtaaacaaatgttTAACCGTTGCAGGCTGAGAAACACAACAGCAGTCTAATGTGTGGTTTTTGCACTTTGGTTATTGTAAAGATTGAAAACAAGATATAGACTGTGATCAACCTGATGACGCTTAGAGGTGCTAAGATGGATTTTCACCACACTTTAAGTTTATCTATCAATGTGTGATCATGGGAAATTGTAGCTCTGTAGCAGCAACCACCGCAAAGATGGAACTtctgtgt from Pelmatolapia mariae isolate MD_Pm_ZW linkage group LG18, Pm_UMD_F_2, whole genome shotgun sequence includes the following:
- the LOC134616895 gene encoding interleukin-5 receptor subunit alpha-like isoform X1, which codes for MAVFPIRLVIWSTSLVLWFPQSAATESHGLALCQEFLDDKYEPDMVNIQNSAEEISHEELSDIKETFICLFDSTNELNCSWSFNTLEKDTRLSVFVSVCNEETVIGSLSRTFAERVGSMSLTVNEEISGVVLHFNMSLHNWISYTYVYDMDTLEHLPPPANISASFNNDNLVVKWDLPRTRNTVNPTCFENEVEIRDQETTTSWLVKHHTNHTVASVDPSHSYSVRMRTRISELCSGSDHWSEWSPTVTLLMERSDSVLKPVVIVFICLGVPMGLLALLLFVRYQRVTKVLFPPIPRPPAKYKYFLEKSDAFNFFYSTPSAKPEEVITEVEDTGKNPGK
- the LOC134616895 gene encoding interleukin-5 receptor subunit alpha-like isoform X2 — translated: MAVFPIRLVIWSTSLVLWFPQSATESHGLALCQEFLDDKYEPDMVNIQNSAEEISHEELSDIKETFICLFDSTNELNCSWSFNTLEKDTRLSVFVSVCNEETVIGSLSRTFAERVGSMSLTVNEEISGVVLHFNMSLHNWISYTYVYDMDTLEHLPPPANISASFNNDNLVVKWDLPRTRNTVNPTCFENEVEIRDQETTTSWLVKHHTNHTVASVDPSHSYSVRMRTRISELCSGSDHWSEWSPTVTLLMERSDSVLKPVVIVFICLGVPMGLLALLLFVRYQRVTKVLFPPIPRPPAKYKYFLEKSDAFNFFYSTPSAKPEEVITEVEDTGKNPGK